The Anas platyrhynchos isolate ZD024472 breed Pekin duck chromosome Z, IASCAAS_PekinDuck_T2T, whole genome shotgun sequence genome includes a window with the following:
- the LOC139998596 gene encoding uncharacterized protein, with amino-acid sequence MALRLLALTFFLGIQTQEDTGPKAQGAPWEAVCPKPQWDSSLRFVPEKTSYDNGEELTLSCLTEDDPPLAVIRCVAWIFWGHDWEVKDKWGRWHSIEMYQACTGTCQKPQWDRRVVLVPRKGSYTPNEELRLSCPGVVKPFFISAKCVREFQGVTSGQPVYGDSWWGRRDRGAWTRIEEPVACVVKCSRPQWDADLRLAPERKVYNEGEEVTLSCPEGFQPPFQQAKCAWIPQAVATGEHKGTWTQKNELGQWVPIQSPTKCIRTCQKPWWDPRLRLAPEQEVYKENAEVTLSCPEGFKPSFTHIRCAGGVQTAEHSGFVDRTTWLGRKSTGVWIHIEGPVQCLETCRKPSWDPRLCLAPEQEVYKENEEVTLSCPEGFEPSFTHIKCSREDQSISAGKPVYREVWMGKGSGGAWTRIRSMVQCVGKCQKPHWDPRLIFVPDMASYIVGAVVMVSCPEGYWPPPMKIACVDIPGQSSPTLQRSWVVNKSTDYWQPVDHWLCVGQPPGPWPWTAVTVVAVLSAMVMLSAGILWFVMCRRRKALPRKAEEDHYTELQPYENSDHYCVIKERFLAEEEAGRGGRAGERPSPSLRRTLGDHGGCQRAETAGRTTPA; translated from the exons ATGGCCCTGCGGTTGCTGGCTTTGACCTTCTTCCTGGGAATACAGACACAGGAAGATACTGGTCCCAAGGCCCAAGGAGCACCCTGGGAAGCAG TTTGCCCGAAGCCGCAGTGGGACTCAAGCCTCCGCTTTGTCCCAGAGAAGACATCTTATGATAACGGGGAGGAGCTGACACTGAGCTGCCTCACTGAGGATGATCCTCCTCTCGCTGTGATCAGATGTGTTGCATGGATCTTCTGGGGACATGACTGGGAGGTGAAGGACAAGTGGGGAAGGTGGCATAGCATTGAAATGTACCAGGCCTGCACAG GAACATGCCAGAAACCCCAATGGGACAGAAGGGTCGTGCTCGTCCCAAGGAAAGGCAGCTACACACCAAATGAGGAACTGAGGCTGTCTTGCCCTGGAGTTGTCAAGCCCTTCTTCATCAGTGCCAAATGTGTGAGGGAATTTCAAGGAGTGACTTCAGGACAACCTGTCTATGGGGACAGCTGGTGGGGGAGGAGAGACAGAGGCGCCTGGACCCGCATTGAGGAGCCCGTAGCGTGCGTGG TAAAATGCTCGAGGCCCCAGTGGGACGCTGACCTTCGTCTGGCACCAGAGCGCAAGGTTTATAATGAGGGCGAAGAAGTGACACTGAGCTGCCCAGAGGGTTTCCAGCCCCCCTTCCAGCAGGCTAAATGCGCATGGATACCTCAGGCTGTGGCTACAGGGGAGCACAAGGGCACCTGGACACAGAAAAACGAGTTGGGGCAATGGGTCCCCATTCAGAGCCCCACAAAGTGCATCA GAACATGCCAGAAGCCCTGGTGGGACCCAAGGCTCCGTCTGGCACCAGAGCAGGAGGTGTACAAGGAGAACGCAGAAGTGACGCTGAGCTGCCCCGAGGGTTTCAAGCCGTCCTTCACCCACATCAGATGTGCAGGGGGAGTGCAGACAGCAGAACATTCTGGATTTGTAGACAGAACTACCTGGCTGGGGAGGAAGAGCACAGGTGTCTGGATTCACATTGAGGGGCCTGTGCAGTGCCTTG AAACGTGCCGAAAGCCCTCGTGGGACCCAAGGCTCTGTCTGGCACCAGAGCAGGAGGTGTACAAGGAGAATGAAGAAGTGACGCTGAGCTGCCCTGAGGGTTTCGAGCCATCTTTCACCCACATCAAATGTTCAAGAGAAGACCAGTCCATCAGCGCTGGGAAGCCTGTGTACAGAGAAGTTTGGATGGGAAAGGGCTCAGGAGGTGCCTGGACCCGCATTCGCTCCATGGTGCAGTGTGTGG GAAAATGTCAGAAGCCCCACTGGGACCCCAGATTAATCTTTGTCCCAGACATGGCATCCTACATCGTCGGTGCAGTGGTGATGGTGAGCTGCCCTGAAGGGTACTGGCCTCCTCCCATGAAGATCGCCTGTGTAGATATCCCAGGCCAAAGCTCTCCAACTCTTCAGAGGTCCTGGGTTGTGAATAAAAGCACTGACTACTGGCAGCCTGTAGATCACTGGCTGTGCGTGG GGCAGCCTCCAGGCCCCTGGCCATGGACTGCGGTCACCGTGGTGGCTGTGCTGTCAGCGATGGTCATGCTGTCTGCTGGGATCCTGTGGTTTGTGATGTGCAG GAGGAGGAAAGCCTTGCCCAGGAAAGCCGAGGAGGACCATTACACAG AGCTCCAGCCCtatgaaaactcggaccactaCTGTGTGATCAAGGAGAGGTTTCTGGCCGAAGAAGAAGCAG GTAGAGGTGGCCGGGCTGGAGAGCGACCGTCCCCGTCCCTGCGCAGGACGCTGGGAGACCACGGCGGGTGTCAGAGAGCAGAGACCGCGGGGAGGACGACCCCAGCTTAG
- the LOC106020613 gene encoding uncharacterized protein isoform X2, with translation MEAFQVVPGTLEVSTTSIKLNWTCSLPDACQRMQATCRLAGPSSPSCEAEEVTAKETLHGQNGTFTCNHLQPYTFYSITISVPASTILFSRLLRTKATVPEKPERLWLDASTGTLRWQALPSCKGEILGYQLNITARSAQDGSFLEFQQVTVNSSVTQYTPPRQMPGSKYTVTVQGLTAAGAGHASYLEFQPSVLGTCQKPWWDPRLRLAPDQEEYHRNEEATLSCPEGFQPPFTHVRCAGEVQPNIHGKPVYIEEWLGKDPGGAWIHIRSKVECMVKCQKPQWDTRILFAPDRGSYDLNETLTLTCPVGYWSSSPEVACMKLNPRQRFLIPQIGWFVKDSTGQWKPVEGNMTCVEAFQVMPGTLEVSTTSIKLNWTCSLPDACQRMQATCRLAGPSSPPCEAEEVTAQEMLHGHKGTFTCPPLQPFTVYSVTISVPPSTILFTRLLRTKATVPEKPERLWLDASTGTLQWQALPSCKGEILGYQLNVTARSAQDGSFLEFQQVTVNSSVTQYTPPRQMPGSKYTVTVQGLTAAGAGDASYLEFQAYVSVSGQPPGPWPWTAVTVVAVLSAMVMLSAGILWFALSRRRKALPRKAEEDHYTELQPYENSDHYCVIKERFLAEEEAGRGGRAGERPSLSLPLPLPILESSGIRQSSEGEEKMG, from the exons ATGG AGGCCTTCCAGGTCGTGCCTGGGACCTTGGAGGTTTCCACCACCAGCATCAAACTGAACTGGACCTGCAGTCTGCCCGATGCCTGCCAGCGCATGCAGGCCACgtgcaggctggcagggccTTCCTCGCCCTCCTGTGAGGCTGAGGAGGTCACGGCAAAGGAAACACTGCACGGCCAGAATGGAACATTTACCTGCAACCACCTGCAGCCCTACACTTTCTACAGCATCACCATCTCAGTGCCTGCCAGCACCATCCTGTTCTCAAGACTCCTGAGAACAAAGGCAACAG TGCCCGAGAAGCCAGAGCGGCTGTGGCTGGATGCCAGCACGGGGACGCTGCGGTGGCAGGCGCTGCCCTCCTGCAAAGGGGAGATCCTCGGGTACCAG CTGAACATCACGGCCAGGAGCGCGCAGGACGGCAGCTTCCTGGAATTCCAGCAGGTGACAGTGAACAGCTCTGTCACCCAGTACACGCCACCTCGTCAGATGCCCGGCAGCAAGTACACAGTGACAGTCCAGGGCCTGACGGCTGCTGGTGCCGGGCATGCATCCTACCTGGAATTTCAACCCAGTGTCTTGG GTACATGCCAGAAGCCCTGGTGGGACCCAAGGCTCCGTCTGGCACCAGACCAGGAGGAGTACCACAGGAACGAAGAAGCGACACTGAGCTGCCCCGAGGGTTTCCAGCCACCCTTTACCCATGTCAGATGTGCAGGGGAAGTGCAGCCCAACATTCATGGCAAACCTGTGTACATCGAGGAGTGGCTGGGAAAGGACCCGGGAGGTGCCTGGATCCACATTCGCTCCAAGGTGGAGTGCATGG TGAAATGCCAGAAGCCCCAGTGGGACACCAGGATTCTCTTTGCCCCTGACCGTGGTTCCTACGACCTCAATGAGACGCTGACACTGACATGCCCTGTAGGGTACTGGTCATCCAGCCCTGAGGTTGCCTGCATGAAACTCAACCCAAGGCAACGCTTCCTGATTCCTCAGATCGGCTGGTTTGTGAAGGACAGCACGGGACAGTGGAAGCCTGTAGAGGGGAATATGACCTGTGTGG AGGCCTTCCAGGTCATGCCTGGGACCTTGGAGGTTTCCACCACCAGCATCAAACTGAACTGGACCTGCAGTCTGCCCGATGCCTGCCAGCGCATGCAGGCCACgtgcaggctggcagggccttcctcccctccctgtgAGGCTGAGGAGGTCACGGCACAGGAGATGCTTCATGGCCATAAAGGAACATTTACTTGTCCgcctctgcagcccttcacTGTCTACAGTGTCACCATCTcagtgccccccagcaccatcCTGTTCACACGGCTCCTGAGGACAAAGGCAACAG TGCCCGAGAAGCCGGAGCGGCTGTGGCTGGATGCCAGCACGGGGACGCTGCAGTGGCAGGCGCTGCCCTCCTGCAAAGGGGAGATCCTCGGGTACCAG CTGAACGTCACGGCCAGGAGCGCGCAGGACGGCAGCTTCCTGGAATTCCAGCAGGTGACAGTGAACAGCTCTGTCACCCAGTACACGCCACCTCGTCAGATGCCCGGCAGCAAGTACACAGTGACAGTCCAGGGCCTGACAGCCGCTGGCGCTGGGGATGCTTCCTACCTGGAATTTCAAGCCTATGTCTCAG TTTCAGGGCAGCCTCCAGGCCCCTGGCCATGGACTGCGGTCACCGTGGTGGCTGTGCTGTCAGCGATGGTCATGCTGTCTGCTGGGATCCTGTGGTTTGCACTGTCTAG GAGGAGGAAAGCCTTGCCCAGGAAAGCCGAGGAGGACCATTACACAG AGCTCCAGCCCtatgaaaactcggaccactaCTGTGTGATCAAGGAGAGGTTTCTGGCCGAAGAAGAAGCAG GTAGAGGTGGCCGGGCTGGAGAGCGaccatccctgtccctgcccctgcccctgcccatcCTGGAGTCCTCAGGAATCAGACAAAGCAgtgagggagaggagaagaTGGGGTGA
- the LOC106020613 gene encoding uncharacterized protein isoform X1, producing the protein MALPGLALGFLLVLSPLLGTQEQRDPAARARRGARDAETCQRPLWDPRLRLTPDQEEYSQNEEVTLSCPKIFQPPFTHVRCAGEVQPNIHGKPTYIEGWLGKGTGGAWIRIRSKVECMEAFQVVPGTLEVSTTSIKLNWTCSLPDACQRMQATCRLAGPSSPSCEAEEVTAKETLHGQNGTFTCNHLQPYTFYSITISVPASTILFSRLLRTKATVPEKPERLWLDASTGTLRWQALPSCKGEILGYQLNITARSAQDGSFLEFQQVTVNSSVTQYTPPRQMPGSKYTVTVQGLTAAGAGHASYLEFQPSVLGTCQKPWWDPRLRLAPDQEEYHRNEEATLSCPEGFQPPFTHVRCAGEVQPNIHGKPVYIEEWLGKDPGGAWIHIRSKVECMVKCQKPQWDTRILFAPDRGSYDLNETLTLTCPVGYWSSSPEVACMKLNPRQRFLIPQIGWFVKDSTGQWKPVEGNMTCVEAFQVMPGTLEVSTTSIKLNWTCSLPDACQRMQATCRLAGPSSPPCEAEEVTAQEMLHGHKGTFTCPPLQPFTVYSVTISVPPSTILFTRLLRTKATVPEKPERLWLDASTGTLQWQALPSCKGEILGYQLNVTARSAQDGSFLEFQQVTVNSSVTQYTPPRQMPGSKYTVTVQGLTAAGAGDASYLEFQAYVSVSGQPPGPWPWTAVTVVAVLSAMVMLSAGILWFALSRRRKALPRKAEEDHYTELQPYENSDHYCVIKERFLAEEEAGRGGRAGERPSLSLPLPLPILESSGIRQSSEGEEKMG; encoded by the exons aTGGCCCTGCCAGGGCTGGCTCTGGGCTTTCTGCTGGTCCTCAGCCCTCTGCTGGGGACACAGGAACAGAGAGATCCTGCTGCCCGAGCCCGACGAGGAGCCAGGGACGCAG AAACGTGCCAAAGGCCCTTGTGGGACCCCAGGCTCCGTCTGACACCAGACCAGGAGGAATACAGCCAGAATGAAGAAGTGACGCTGAGCTGCCCCAAGATTTTCCAGCCACCCTTCACCCACGTCAGATGCGCAGGGGAAGTGCAGCCCAACATTCACGGGAAACCTACGTACATCGAGGGGTGGCTGGGAAAGGGCACGGGAGGTGCCTGGATCCGAATTCGCTCCAAGGTGGAGTGCATGG AGGCCTTCCAGGTCGTGCCTGGGACCTTGGAGGTTTCCACCACCAGCATCAAACTGAACTGGACCTGCAGTCTGCCCGATGCCTGCCAGCGCATGCAGGCCACgtgcaggctggcagggccTTCCTCGCCCTCCTGTGAGGCTGAGGAGGTCACGGCAAAGGAAACACTGCACGGCCAGAATGGAACATTTACCTGCAACCACCTGCAGCCCTACACTTTCTACAGCATCACCATCTCAGTGCCTGCCAGCACCATCCTGTTCTCAAGACTCCTGAGAACAAAGGCAACAG TGCCCGAGAAGCCAGAGCGGCTGTGGCTGGATGCCAGCACGGGGACGCTGCGGTGGCAGGCGCTGCCCTCCTGCAAAGGGGAGATCCTCGGGTACCAG CTGAACATCACGGCCAGGAGCGCGCAGGACGGCAGCTTCCTGGAATTCCAGCAGGTGACAGTGAACAGCTCTGTCACCCAGTACACGCCACCTCGTCAGATGCCCGGCAGCAAGTACACAGTGACAGTCCAGGGCCTGACGGCTGCTGGTGCCGGGCATGCATCCTACCTGGAATTTCAACCCAGTGTCTTGG GTACATGCCAGAAGCCCTGGTGGGACCCAAGGCTCCGTCTGGCACCAGACCAGGAGGAGTACCACAGGAACGAAGAAGCGACACTGAGCTGCCCCGAGGGTTTCCAGCCACCCTTTACCCATGTCAGATGTGCAGGGGAAGTGCAGCCCAACATTCATGGCAAACCTGTGTACATCGAGGAGTGGCTGGGAAAGGACCCGGGAGGTGCCTGGATCCACATTCGCTCCAAGGTGGAGTGCATGG TGAAATGCCAGAAGCCCCAGTGGGACACCAGGATTCTCTTTGCCCCTGACCGTGGTTCCTACGACCTCAATGAGACGCTGACACTGACATGCCCTGTAGGGTACTGGTCATCCAGCCCTGAGGTTGCCTGCATGAAACTCAACCCAAGGCAACGCTTCCTGATTCCTCAGATCGGCTGGTTTGTGAAGGACAGCACGGGACAGTGGAAGCCTGTAGAGGGGAATATGACCTGTGTGG AGGCCTTCCAGGTCATGCCTGGGACCTTGGAGGTTTCCACCACCAGCATCAAACTGAACTGGACCTGCAGTCTGCCCGATGCCTGCCAGCGCATGCAGGCCACgtgcaggctggcagggccttcctcccctccctgtgAGGCTGAGGAGGTCACGGCACAGGAGATGCTTCATGGCCATAAAGGAACATTTACTTGTCCgcctctgcagcccttcacTGTCTACAGTGTCACCATCTcagtgccccccagcaccatcCTGTTCACACGGCTCCTGAGGACAAAGGCAACAG TGCCCGAGAAGCCGGAGCGGCTGTGGCTGGATGCCAGCACGGGGACGCTGCAGTGGCAGGCGCTGCCCTCCTGCAAAGGGGAGATCCTCGGGTACCAG CTGAACGTCACGGCCAGGAGCGCGCAGGACGGCAGCTTCCTGGAATTCCAGCAGGTGACAGTGAACAGCTCTGTCACCCAGTACACGCCACCTCGTCAGATGCCCGGCAGCAAGTACACAGTGACAGTCCAGGGCCTGACAGCCGCTGGCGCTGGGGATGCTTCCTACCTGGAATTTCAAGCCTATGTCTCAG TTTCAGGGCAGCCTCCAGGCCCCTGGCCATGGACTGCGGTCACCGTGGTGGCTGTGCTGTCAGCGATGGTCATGCTGTCTGCTGGGATCCTGTGGTTTGCACTGTCTAG GAGGAGGAAAGCCTTGCCCAGGAAAGCCGAGGAGGACCATTACACAG AGCTCCAGCCCtatgaaaactcggaccactaCTGTGTGATCAAGGAGAGGTTTCTGGCCGAAGAAGAAGCAG GTAGAGGTGGCCGGGCTGGAGAGCGaccatccctgtccctgcccctgcccctgcccatcCTGGAGTCCTCAGGAATCAGACAAAGCAgtgagggagaggagaagaTGGGGTGA
- the TESK1 gene encoding dual specificity testis-specific protein kinase 1 isoform X1, whose protein sequence is MALGVLGGAEMEWEKLPRRPGLAPRGERAEEGEGEAAGPWPGCGRLRPSSYRALRSAVSTLARIDDFYCEKIGAGFFSEVFKVRHRQSGQIMVLKMNKLTSNRGNMLREVQLMNRLSHPNILRFMGVCVHQGQLHALTEYINGGNLEQLLDSPVLLSWSTRIQLALDIARGLRYLHSKGIFHRDLTSKNCLVRCEASGYTAVVGDFGLAEKIPTYSEGSEKEPLAVVGSPYWMAPEVLRGEIYNEKADVFAYGIILCETIARVPADPDYLPRTEDFGLDVTAFRTMVGIDCPAAFLQLAFHCCSMQPTSRPSFLEITQCLEGVLQHQLGVEGAGATLFSIRDSLPAPGTTPALNGTWVSGGVWGAPSPPQQLLGSRLGWEEVCRMQPCFSPPGCSPFCPVVPGGTQGTGDPPVLRPCPGVAGRAPSRAEQSPLRELGTQHLQPDQRLSRSQSDVFPPKSPTPPRPAEPCVGARTKETPARVNPFSQREDLKGGKIKLFDTPSKSVISLTFDLPPPAPMQLGTPVTPEPAVEVQCDFSAPAAAPRKCHSLPASPELPRRGGLELGVGSPARPHSPKRGQEDAEELENGVRASSLSPAAEEQMDCSPDNPEPPPPRVPAPAPATSNFIRTAASGAQPWHPEPRAPNGLLFNNNHVVVSKPHAWGSELERGFSELSIPCAAAALERTERAAMLPGHSAGTVLEQDEVLPCPGCCLGPFSFSFASVCHRPAPSPPRYQNLNCEAKSLLCHERGRLQKAPGPMLAEPSLKLPEAQS, encoded by the exons ATGGCGCTGGGGGTGCTCGGCGGGGCCGAAATGGAGTGGGAGAAGCTGCCGCGGAGGCCCGGGCTGGCACCGAGGGGGGAACGAGCCGAGGAAGGCgagggggaggcggcggggccgtggcCGGGCTGCGGGAGGCTGCGGCCCTCCTCGTACCGGGCGCTGCGCAGCGCCGTCTCCACCCTGGCGCGCATCGACGATTTCTACTGCGAGAAGATCGGCGCCGGATTCTTCTCCGAGGTCTTCAAG GTGCGGCACCGCCAGTCGGGGCAGATCATGGTGCTGAAGATGAACAAGCTGACGAGCAACCGGGGCAACATGCTGCGGGAGGTGCAGCTGATGAACCGCCTCTCGCACCCCAACATCCTCAG GTTCATGGGGGTGTGCGTGCACCAGGGGCAGCTGCACGCGTTGACAGAG TACATCAACGGTGGCaacctggagcagctgctggacaGCCCCGTGCTCCTCTCCTGGTCCACGCGCATCCAGCTGGCCCTCGACATCGCCCGGGGGCTGCGCTACCTGCACTCCAAGGGCATCTTCCACCGCGACCTCACCTCCAAG AACTGCCTGGTGCGCTGCGAGGCCAGCGGCTACACGGCTGTGGTGGGAGACTTTGGCTTGGCGGAGAAGATCCCCACCTACAG cgaGGGCAGCGAGAAGGAGCCACTGGCCGTGGTGGGCTCCCCATACTGGATGGCGCCCGAGGTGCTGCGAGGGGAGATCTACAACGAGAAG GCTGATGTGTTTGCCTACGGCATCATCCTGTGCGAGACTATCGCTCGCGTCCCCGCGGACCCCGACTACCTGCCCCGCACCGAG GATTTTGGCCTGGACGTCACCGCTTTCCGCACCATGGTGGGAATCGACTGCCCGGCCGCCTTCCTCCAGCTGGCTTTCCACTGCTGCAGT ATGCAGCCGACCTCCCGCCCCTCGTTCCTGGAAATCACACAGTGCCTGGAGGGCgtcctgcagcaccagctgggCGTGGAGGGCGCTGGGGCCACCCTCTTCAGCATCAGGGACAGCCTGCCCGCACCCGGCACCACGCCTGCGCTCAACGGTACGTGGGTgtctgggggggtttggggtgccccttccccaccccaacAGCTACTGGGGAGCaggctggggtgggaggaggtcTGCAGGATGCAGCCCTGCTTCTCACCGCCCGGCTGCTCCCCGTTTTGCCCCGTGGTGCCGGGGGGCACCCAGGGCACCGGTGACCCCCCTGTCCTGCGCCCCTGCCCAGGGGTGGCCGGGAGGGCGCCCAGCCGTGCCGAGCAGTCGCCCCTGCGCGAGCTGGGGACGCAGCACCTGCAGCCGGACCAGCGCCTGTCCCGCAGCCAGTCCGACGTGTTCCCCCCCAAATCGCCCACCCCGCCGCGGCCGGCCGAGCCCTGCGTCGGGGCCAGGACCAAGGAGACGCCGGCGCGCGTCAACCCCTTCTCCCAGCGCGAGGACCTGAAGGGGGGCAAGATCAAGCTCTTCGACACGCCCAGCAAGTCAGTCATCTCGCTCACCTTCGAcctgccccccccggccccgatGCAGCTCGGCACCCCTGTCACACCCGAGCCAGCCGTGGAGGTGCAGTGTGACTTCTCGGCGCCCGCCGCGGCCCCACGCAAGTGCCACTCGCTGCCCGCCTCCCCCGAGCTGCCCCGCCGCGGGGGCCTGGAGCTGGGCGTGGGGTCCCCAGCCCGGCCCCACAGCCCGAAGCGGGGCCAGGAGGATGCTGAAGAGCTGGAGAACGGGGTCCGTGCCTCGTCTCTCAGCCCCGCGGCGGAGGAGCAGATGGACTGCAGCCCCGACAACCCCGAGCCGCCGCCACCGCGGGTCCCCGCGCCGGCACCCGCCACCAGCAACTTCATCCGCACGGCGGCCTCGGGGGCCCAGCCCTGGCACCCGGAGCCGAGGGCACCCAACGGGCTGCTCTTCAACAACAACCACGTGGTGGTCAGCAAGCCGCACGCCTGGGGCAGCGAGCTGGAGCGAGGCTTCTCCGAGCTCAGCATCCCCTGCGCCGCTGCGGCGCTGGAGCGGACGGAGCGCGCGGCCATGCTGCCCGGGCACAGCGCCGGCACCGTGCTGGAGCAGGACGAggtgctgccctgccccggCTGCTGCTTGGGGCCTTTCAGCTTCAGCTTCGCCTCCGTTTGCCACCGGCCCGCGCCCAGCCCTCCCCGCTACCAGAACCTCAACTGCGAGGCCAAGAGCCTCCTCTGCCACGAGCGCGGCCGCCTCCAGAAAGCCCCGGGGCCGATGCTGGCGGAGCCCAGCCTGAAGCTGCCGGAGGCACAGTCCTAG
- the TESK1 gene encoding dual specificity testis-specific protein kinase 1 isoform X2 produces MALGVLGGAEMEWEKLPRRPGLAPRGERAEEGEGEAAGPWPGCGRLRPSSYRALRSAVSTLARIDDFYCEKIGAGFFSEVFKVRHRQSGQIMVLKMNKLTSNRGNMLREVQLMNRLSHPNILRFMGVCVHQGQLHALTEYINGGNLEQLLDSPVLLSWSTRIQLALDIARGLRYLHSKGIFHRDLTSKNCLVRCEASGYTAVVGDFGLAEKIPTYSEGSEKEPLAVVGSPYWMAPEVLRGEIYNEKADVFAYGIILCETIARVPADPDYLPRTEDFGLDVTAFRTMVGIDCPAAFLQLAFHCCSMQPTSRPSFLEITQCLEGVLQHQLGVEGAGATLFSIRDSLPAPGTTPALNGVAGRAPSRAEQSPLRELGTQHLQPDQRLSRSQSDVFPPKSPTPPRPAEPCVGARTKETPARVNPFSQREDLKGGKIKLFDTPSKSVISLTFDLPPPAPMQLGTPVTPEPAVEVQCDFSAPAAAPRKCHSLPASPELPRRGGLELGVGSPARPHSPKRGQEDAEELENGVRASSLSPAAEEQMDCSPDNPEPPPPRVPAPAPATSNFIRTAASGAQPWHPEPRAPNGLLFNNNHVVVSKPHAWGSELERGFSELSIPCAAAALERTERAAMLPGHSAGTVLEQDEVLPCPGCCLGPFSFSFASVCHRPAPSPPRYQNLNCEAKSLLCHERGRLQKAPGPMLAEPSLKLPEAQS; encoded by the exons ATGGCGCTGGGGGTGCTCGGCGGGGCCGAAATGGAGTGGGAGAAGCTGCCGCGGAGGCCCGGGCTGGCACCGAGGGGGGAACGAGCCGAGGAAGGCgagggggaggcggcggggccgtggcCGGGCTGCGGGAGGCTGCGGCCCTCCTCGTACCGGGCGCTGCGCAGCGCCGTCTCCACCCTGGCGCGCATCGACGATTTCTACTGCGAGAAGATCGGCGCCGGATTCTTCTCCGAGGTCTTCAAG GTGCGGCACCGCCAGTCGGGGCAGATCATGGTGCTGAAGATGAACAAGCTGACGAGCAACCGGGGCAACATGCTGCGGGAGGTGCAGCTGATGAACCGCCTCTCGCACCCCAACATCCTCAG GTTCATGGGGGTGTGCGTGCACCAGGGGCAGCTGCACGCGTTGACAGAG TACATCAACGGTGGCaacctggagcagctgctggacaGCCCCGTGCTCCTCTCCTGGTCCACGCGCATCCAGCTGGCCCTCGACATCGCCCGGGGGCTGCGCTACCTGCACTCCAAGGGCATCTTCCACCGCGACCTCACCTCCAAG AACTGCCTGGTGCGCTGCGAGGCCAGCGGCTACACGGCTGTGGTGGGAGACTTTGGCTTGGCGGAGAAGATCCCCACCTACAG cgaGGGCAGCGAGAAGGAGCCACTGGCCGTGGTGGGCTCCCCATACTGGATGGCGCCCGAGGTGCTGCGAGGGGAGATCTACAACGAGAAG GCTGATGTGTTTGCCTACGGCATCATCCTGTGCGAGACTATCGCTCGCGTCCCCGCGGACCCCGACTACCTGCCCCGCACCGAG GATTTTGGCCTGGACGTCACCGCTTTCCGCACCATGGTGGGAATCGACTGCCCGGCCGCCTTCCTCCAGCTGGCTTTCCACTGCTGCAGT ATGCAGCCGACCTCCCGCCCCTCGTTCCTGGAAATCACACAGTGCCTGGAGGGCgtcctgcagcaccagctgggCGTGGAGGGCGCTGGGGCCACCCTCTTCAGCATCAGGGACAGCCTGCCCGCACCCGGCACCACGCCTGCGCTCAACG GGGTGGCCGGGAGGGCGCCCAGCCGTGCCGAGCAGTCGCCCCTGCGCGAGCTGGGGACGCAGCACCTGCAGCCGGACCAGCGCCTGTCCCGCAGCCAGTCCGACGTGTTCCCCCCCAAATCGCCCACCCCGCCGCGGCCGGCCGAGCCCTGCGTCGGGGCCAGGACCAAGGAGACGCCGGCGCGCGTCAACCCCTTCTCCCAGCGCGAGGACCTGAAGGGGGGCAAGATCAAGCTCTTCGACACGCCCAGCAAGTCAGTCATCTCGCTCACCTTCGAcctgccccccccggccccgatGCAGCTCGGCACCCCTGTCACACCCGAGCCAGCCGTGGAGGTGCAGTGTGACTTCTCGGCGCCCGCCGCGGCCCCACGCAAGTGCCACTCGCTGCCCGCCTCCCCCGAGCTGCCCCGCCGCGGGGGCCTGGAGCTGGGCGTGGGGTCCCCAGCCCGGCCCCACAGCCCGAAGCGGGGCCAGGAGGATGCTGAAGAGCTGGAGAACGGGGTCCGTGCCTCGTCTCTCAGCCCCGCGGCGGAGGAGCAGATGGACTGCAGCCCCGACAACCCCGAGCCGCCGCCACCGCGGGTCCCCGCGCCGGCACCCGCCACCAGCAACTTCATCCGCACGGCGGCCTCGGGGGCCCAGCCCTGGCACCCGGAGCCGAGGGCACCCAACGGGCTGCTCTTCAACAACAACCACGTGGTGGTCAGCAAGCCGCACGCCTGGGGCAGCGAGCTGGAGCGAGGCTTCTCCGAGCTCAGCATCCCCTGCGCCGCTGCGGCGCTGGAGCGGACGGAGCGCGCGGCCATGCTGCCCGGGCACAGCGCCGGCACCGTGCTGGAGCAGGACGAggtgctgccctgccccggCTGCTGCTTGGGGCCTTTCAGCTTCAGCTTCGCCTCCGTTTGCCACCGGCCCGCGCCCAGCCCTCCCCGCTACCAGAACCTCAACTGCGAGGCCAAGAGCCTCCTCTGCCACGAGCGCGGCCGCCTCCAGAAAGCCCCGGGGCCGATGCTGGCGGAGCCCAGCCTGAAGCTGCCGGAGGCACAGTCCTAG